A section of the Geovibrio ferrireducens genome encodes:
- a CDS encoding DUF721 domain-containing protein produces the protein MKKISELLESKLAGEAREHSSLAKTWHHAVGDTVAAIAMPVKIDGACLIVGVSDNMWLSELSHMKDDILENLAEKGLNVDDVRFVFRQAPKRKQKPVFSPRMLTDKEERTVKNMCSVIKEERLRESAEKAMRAYFGKYSYDDFIGR, from the coding sequence ATGAAGAAGATCTCGGAGCTGCTGGAGAGTAAACTTGCCGGCGAGGCGAGGGAACATTCCTCCCTTGCGAAAACATGGCATCACGCCGTGGGTGACACGGTGGCGGCTATCGCTATGCCCGTGAAGATTGACGGTGCATGCCTCATTGTGGGAGTGAGCGACAATATGTGGCTCAGTGAGCTTTCGCACATGAAGGATGATATACTGGAAAACCTCGCGGAGAAGGGTCTGAATGTAGATGATGTCCGTTTTGTTTTCAGGCAGGCGCCGAAAAGGAAGCAGAAACCTGTTTTTTCGCCCCGTATGCTCACAGACAAAGAGGAAAGAACAGTAAAGAATATGTGCTCCGTCATAAAAGAGGAGCGCCTCCGTGAAAGCGCTGAAAAGGCCATGAGAGCCTATTTCGGAAAATATTCATACGATGATTTCATAGGGCGTTGA